One region of Anaerolineae bacterium genomic DNA includes:
- the ppdK gene encoding pyruvate, phosphate dikinase, translating to MSKKWVYLFTEVEEAERYAGSWDGVRGLLGGKGAGLADMTRAKLPVPPGFTITTEACNAFLANNQQFPEGMWEQTLEALRKIEAETGKKFGDPNNPLLVSVRSGAKFSMPGMMDTVLNLGLNQETLEGLARLTNNPRFAWDAYRRFVQLFGKIVMGVDGEKFERVMDAWKAKTEGGQDTDLTAEMLQEIVKEFKQIIKEETGQDFPDDPYEQLRMAIKAVFNSWNGRRARDYRRLNKIPDDLGTAVNIVTMVFGNMGWDSATGVAFTRNPSTGEKKLYGEYLPNAQGEDVVAGIRTPKPIDELAKEMPEAYKEFQEIAERLERYYKDVQDLEFTIERGKLYMLQTRTGKRTGLAAVKIAVDMVKEGLIDKATAVQRVDPAALDQLLHPMIDPKAKVQVIATGLPASPGAATGKVVFDADEAEQLGNAGEKVILVRVETAPEDFHGMAAAQGFLTARGGMTSHAAVVARGMGKPCVAGAGEVLIDYEKQQFSANGVVVRRGDYITIDGSTGRVILGQAPVIEPELSGDFATLMEWADEFRKLGVRANADIPRDARIARRFGAEGIGLCRTEHMFFEGDRIDAMREMILADTPEERRRALAKIQPLQREDFVGLFREMDGYPVIIRTLDPPLHEFLPKEKEEIEALAAKIGVPAQKIYDRITQLHEFNPMLGFRGCRLGVTYPEITEMQARAIFEAAVQVKKEGIKVFPEVMIPLVSDVNELNLQVEIVRRVAKEVMEETGVEFEYKVGTMIELPRAALLADEIAQTAEFFSFGTNDLTQTTFGMSRDDAGRFLPLYVERKILPDDPFQVLDQKGVGKLVKMGTELGRKTRPDLEVGICGEHGGEPNSVKFCHQVGLDYVSCSPYRVPIAKLAAAQAALGDITRDK from the coding sequence ATGAGCAAGAAGTGGGTATACCTCTTCACAGAAGTGGAAGAGGCCGAGAGGTATGCTGGCTCTTGGGATGGCGTGCGCGGCCTATTGGGCGGCAAAGGCGCCGGTCTCGCCGACATGACCAGGGCGAAGTTACCGGTCCCTCCAGGTTTCACGATCACCACTGAGGCGTGTAACGCTTTCCTGGCGAATAACCAGCAATTCCCGGAGGGGATGTGGGAGCAAACGCTGGAGGCGCTGCGCAAGATCGAGGCAGAGACCGGCAAGAAATTCGGCGATCCTAACAATCCCCTGTTAGTCTCCGTCCGCTCCGGCGCCAAGTTCTCCATGCCCGGCATGATGGACACCGTCCTTAACCTGGGCCTCAACCAGGAGACGCTCGAAGGATTAGCCCGACTCACCAACAACCCTCGCTTCGCCTGGGATGCCTACCGACGTTTCGTGCAGCTCTTCGGTAAGATCGTCATGGGCGTAGATGGCGAGAAGTTTGAGCGCGTAATGGACGCCTGGAAGGCCAAAACTGAGGGCGGACAAGACACCGACCTCACCGCCGAAATGCTCCAGGAGATCGTCAAAGAGTTCAAGCAGATCATCAAAGAAGAGACCGGCCAGGACTTCCCCGATGACCCCTATGAGCAGCTTCGGATGGCCATCAAGGCCGTATTCAACTCCTGGAATGGCCGTCGCGCTCGCGATTACCGCCGCCTGAACAAGATCCCCGACGATCTGGGCACTGCGGTCAACATTGTGACCATGGTCTTCGGCAACATGGGATGGGATTCCGCCACTGGCGTGGCGTTCACCCGCAACCCATCTACCGGTGAGAAGAAGCTATACGGGGAGTATTTGCCCAATGCCCAGGGCGAGGACGTGGTGGCTGGCATTCGCACCCCAAAGCCCATTGATGAGTTGGCTAAGGAGATGCCTGAGGCATATAAGGAATTCCAGGAGATCGCCGAACGGCTGGAGCGCTATTACAAAGACGTGCAGGACCTGGAGTTCACCATCGAGCGGGGCAAGCTCTACATGCTGCAGACCCGCACCGGTAAACGGACCGGCCTGGCCGCGGTGAAGATCGCCGTGGATATGGTCAAGGAAGGGCTGATTGACAAGGCTACCGCCGTCCAGCGGGTGGATCCAGCCGCGCTGGATCAGCTCCTGCACCCGATGATTGATCCCAAGGCCAAAGTCCAGGTCATCGCTACAGGCCTGCCCGCTAGCCCCGGCGCCGCGACTGGCAAGGTCGTCTTCGACGCCGACGAAGCCGAGCAGCTAGGTAATGCTGGCGAGAAGGTGATCCTGGTGCGCGTGGAGACCGCGCCTGAAGATTTTCACGGCATGGCCGCAGCGCAAGGCTTCCTCACCGCCCGTGGTGGCATGACCAGTCATGCCGCTGTGGTGGCGCGCGGCATGGGCAAGCCGTGCGTGGCTGGCGCCGGTGAGGTGCTCATAGACTACGAAAAACAACAGTTCAGCGCCAACGGCGTCGTCGTTCGACGCGGCGATTACATTACTATTGATGGCTCTACCGGCCGCGTCATCCTAGGGCAAGCCCCTGTGATCGAGCCTGAGCTAAGCGGCGATTTCGCCACCTTGATGGAATGGGCGGATGAATTCCGCAAGTTGGGTGTGCGTGCCAATGCCGACATCCCGCGGGATGCTCGCATTGCCCGTCGCTTCGGTGCCGAGGGTATCGGCCTCTGCCGCACCGAGCACATGTTCTTCGAGGGCGATCGCATTGACGCCATGCGCGAGATGATCCTGGCTGATACCCCCGAAGAACGCCGCCGCGCCCTTGCTAAGATCCAGCCACTCCAGCGGGAAGACTTCGTCGGCCTGTTCCGCGAGATGGACGGCTATCCCGTCATCATCCGCACGCTCGACCCGCCGCTCCATGAGTTCTTGCCTAAGGAAAAGGAAGAGATTGAGGCACTAGCGGCTAAGATCGGCGTCCCGGCTCAGAAGATCTACGATCGAATTACGCAACTGCACGAATTTAATCCAATGCTGGGCTTCCGCGGCTGTCGCCTGGGCGTAACCTACCCCGAGATCACCGAGATGCAGGCGCGCGCCATCTTCGAGGCTGCTGTGCAAGTCAAGAAGGAAGGGATCAAGGTCTTCCCCGAGGTGATGATCCCATTGGTGAGCGACGTCAACGAGCTTAATCTGCAGGTGGAGATCGTCCGCCGCGTGGCCAAGGAGGTGATGGAAGAGACCGGTGTCGAGTTCGAGTACAAAGTTGGCACCATGATCGAGCTGCCCCGCGCGGCTCTGCTGGCTGATGAGATCGCGCAGACCGCGGAGTTCTTCTCTTTCGGCACCAACGATCTCACGCAGACCACCTTCGGCATGAGCCGCGATGATGCCGGCCGCTTCCTGCCCCTGTATGTGGAACGCAAGATCCTCCCCGATGATCCATTCCAGGTGCTGGATCAGAAGGGTGTGGGCAAGTTGGTGAAGATGGGTACCGAGCTGGGCCGCAAGACCCGTCCAGACTTGGAGGTGGGCATCTGCGGCGAGCACGGCGGCGAGCCGAACTCTGTGAAGTTCTGTCATCAGGTGGGCCTGGACTACGTCTCCTGCTCGCCGTACCGCGTGCCCATCGCCAAACTGGCGGCCGCCCAGGCTGCTCTAGGCGACATCACCCGTGATAAATGA